A single genomic interval of Chitinophaga sp. 180180018-3 harbors:
- a CDS encoding aldehyde dehydrogenase family protein, with the protein MNPFQPVFDKQKEFFYTDTTKGYEWRMQQLNNMEALLKENQDAFCEALKTDFGKPPFEQLFEITVPLGVIKYYKENLEKLMAPEPVEIPKGLEETGNRGVIYKEPYGVTLVIGPFNAPVLLLLDPAIAALAAGNTVILKPANTTPAVAGLFEKLIPQYFQPEAVSAVVGGREQITALLELPFDFIFFTGSSGVGKVVMRAAAENLTPVVLELGGQNPTVVDETANLDIAVDRIAWGHNAISGQWCIAPGYVYVHESIAAEFIEKLKASIRKMYGDDPQQSPDLARMISEHDAERVASYIIPGKVVIGGRYDVKARYVEPTVLYPSSWDDPALQQEIFGPVLPVMVYTDLKEIATIIKRKPKSLAAYIFSKKKENIDYFLNAVSFGGGCVNQTNLHCWIDSLPFGGVGYSGMGKYYGKAGFDALSNTKAMLIGNPDLELDVFPPYAGKDIAKNLSIFG; encoded by the coding sequence ATGAATCCATTCCAACCCGTTTTCGATAAACAAAAAGAGTTTTTCTATACAGATACCACCAAAGGATATGAGTGGCGGATGCAGCAGTTGAATAACATGGAAGCATTGCTGAAGGAAAACCAGGATGCATTTTGTGAGGCCCTGAAAACAGATTTTGGTAAGCCGCCCTTCGAACAGTTATTTGAAATCACGGTGCCTTTGGGCGTGATAAAATACTATAAAGAAAATCTGGAAAAGCTGATGGCGCCGGAACCGGTGGAGATCCCGAAAGGGTTGGAAGAAACCGGAAACAGGGGCGTTATCTATAAAGAACCTTACGGTGTTACGCTGGTGATTGGTCCTTTCAATGCACCGGTGCTGCTGTTGCTGGATCCTGCCATTGCAGCACTGGCAGCGGGGAATACGGTGATCCTGAAACCGGCCAATACAACCCCCGCTGTAGCCGGTCTTTTTGAAAAACTGATCCCGCAGTATTTCCAGCCCGAGGCCGTCAGCGCGGTAGTAGGAGGGCGTGAGCAGATCACCGCCCTGCTGGAATTGCCGTTCGATTTCATCTTCTTTACCGGCAGCTCCGGTGTAGGCAAAGTGGTGATGCGGGCAGCTGCGGAAAACCTGACACCGGTGGTGCTGGAACTGGGCGGCCAGAATCCTACGGTGGTCGACGAAACAGCCAACCTCGATATTGCTGTTGACCGTATCGCCTGGGGCCACAACGCCATTTCAGGGCAATGGTGCATAGCGCCCGGCTATGTGTATGTACACGAAAGCATCGCCGCTGAATTCATCGAAAAGCTAAAGGCCTCTATCCGGAAAATGTATGGCGACGATCCGCAGCAAAGCCCCGATCTGGCCCGAATGATCAGTGAACACGATGCAGAACGCGTTGCCTCTTACATCATCCCCGGGAAAGTAGTGATCGGCGGCCGTTACGATGTAAAAGCCCGGTATGTGGAGCCTACTGTATTGTATCCAAGCTCCTGGGACGATCCGGCATTACAGCAGGAAATTTTCGGCCCCGTACTGCCGGTGATGGTGTACACCGATCTGAAGGAAATTGCCACCATCATCAAACGTAAACCTAAATCACTCGCAGCTTATATCTTCAGCAAGAAAAAGGAAAACATCGACTACTTCCTCAACGCAGTTTCCTTCGGCGGCGGCTGCGTCAACCAAACCAACCTGCATTGCTGGATCGATAGCCTCCCTTTCGGCGGTGTCGGCTATTCCGGCATGGGCAAGTACTACGGAAAAGCCGGCTTCGATGCCCTCAGCAATACCAAAGCGATGCTCATAGGAAACCCCGACCTGGAGCTGGATGTATTTCCGCCATATGCAGGTAAGGATATTGCCAAAAACCTCAGTATATTCGGGTAG
- a CDS encoding SusF/SusE family outer membrane protein, whose protein sequence is MKFILQGLLLVILFSACKKYNETELNKGDSPLQLTATKSKVTLQQKNDGAEAIVFNWTAGSNKGTNAAIAYTLLLDKQGNHFSKAVTQDMGKAAYSRKYTVAELNNLLLQQLGFTADSTGTLEAKIIATVSGSNHATDTTQVLSIQLIPYKAVSTTLYLIGDAAPNGWSADKATPLIADPNEAGRFTWKGNLTAGELKFITTPGKFAPSYNKGSDDAHLFYRTADNQPDDKFKITASGVYTISLSLLDMTISISITDAPPYARLWMLGDAVPTGWDIGAPSPMRVDSSNLWVFSYNEVLKAGEFKIPVATGNFATDYYMPLTNHPALTSTSVQLVKNGTPDNKWQITNPGPYKIKLDIQNNTISVRPFTPYKKIWMVGDATPVGWNINSPQEMTPDASNPYVFSYSGPMNTGEFKFPLSTGDWGCDYFMPVLNGAGPGSTQMKFVPSGSPDFKWKITQAGNYKIVINQLYETISIQKL, encoded by the coding sequence ATGAAATTTATCCTACAAGGATTGCTGCTGGTAATATTGTTCAGCGCCTGTAAAAAATATAATGAAACAGAGCTGAATAAAGGAGATAGCCCGCTGCAACTCACTGCTACTAAAAGCAAGGTAACACTGCAACAAAAAAACGATGGGGCAGAAGCTATCGTTTTCAACTGGACCGCAGGTTCCAATAAAGGCACCAATGCAGCGATTGCCTATACATTACTGCTCGATAAACAGGGGAATCATTTCAGCAAAGCAGTAACCCAGGATATGGGCAAAGCTGCTTATTCACGCAAATACACAGTAGCGGAGTTGAATAACCTGCTGCTGCAGCAATTGGGTTTCACAGCCGATTCCACCGGCACCCTGGAAGCTAAAATCATAGCTACGGTATCCGGCAGTAACCATGCGACCGATACTACGCAGGTGTTGAGTATCCAGCTAATACCCTACAAAGCAGTATCTACTACATTGTATCTGATCGGCGATGCTGCACCCAATGGCTGGAGCGCCGATAAAGCAACTCCGCTTATCGCCGACCCAAACGAAGCCGGACGCTTTACCTGGAAAGGCAATCTTACCGCAGGCGAATTGAAATTCATCACCACGCCGGGTAAATTCGCACCTTCTTATAACAAGGGTAGTGATGATGCACACCTGTTTTACAGAACTGCCGACAACCAGCCGGACGATAAATTCAAAATAACAGCATCAGGTGTATATACTATCTCGCTGAGTTTACTGGATATGACTATCAGTATCTCCATTACCGATGCTCCGCCTTACGCCCGTCTATGGATGCTGGGTGATGCGGTACCCACTGGCTGGGATATAGGGGCGCCTTCGCCAATGAGGGTCGATTCCTCAAATCTGTGGGTGTTCTCCTATAATGAAGTGCTGAAAGCCGGCGAATTTAAGATACCAGTGGCTACCGGCAACTTTGCAACAGATTATTACATGCCGCTCACCAATCATCCGGCACTGACTTCCACCAGCGTGCAGCTGGTGAAAAATGGCACGCCGGATAACAAGTGGCAGATCACCAATCCGGGACCTTATAAGATCAAACTCGATATACAGAACAATACTATCAGCGTCAGGCCCTTTACTCCGTACAAAAAGATCTGGATGGTTGGGGATGCTACACCGGTAGGCTGGAATATCAACAGCCCGCAGGAAATGACACCGGATGCATCCAATCCGTATGTGTTTTCCTACAGCGGACCAATGAACACCGGCGAATTCAAATTCCCGCTGTCGACCGGCGATTGGGGCTGCGATTACTTTATGCCAGTACTGAATGGGGCCGGCCCCGGCAGTACACAAATGAAATTTGTACCATCCGGCAGCCCGGATTTCAAATGGAAAATCACTCAGGCAGGTAACTACAAGATCGTCATCAACCAGCTGTACGAAACCATCTCCATTCAAAAGTTGTAA
- a CDS encoding glycoside hydrolase family 66 protein, which produces MKRIKMTSIFLCAFLAFSSCEKSNPVNDPVTYGASYVLTIHTDKAVYKPGDEINFTLSQPLAGNIKIRYRHGAETIKEETLNGTTWRWTAPAADFKGYMIDLYEITDGREKIHTSVAVDVSSDWSRFPRYGFVASFGKMSTADIGKVIKNLNRHHINGVQFQDWHYKHHMPLAGTPEAPLSLYKDIANRDTYASTIKNYIDAIHGYNMKAIFYNLAYGALSDGGSDGVGEEWYAFKDKNHTTKDVLNLPRPMFKSDIYILNPANTQWQQYIAKRNKDVYAAYAFDGYQIDQLGNRGTLYDYSGNNLDMAGTFKPFIDAMKIAAPDKRLVMNAVTQYGGQPIAQSPVDFLYSEVWTPNESFKDLAGIIQDNDRWSNNTKKTVLAAYMNYNVADGKGFFNTPGVLLMDAVTFAFGASHLELGEHMLGKEYFPNDNLEMKDDLKQAMVRYYDFLVAYENLLRDGGAFNNPVVSCTNGKLAVNAWPPASGQVAVIGREVSNSQVLHLVNFTNANSLNWRDADGTQPAPAVISNADLDVTVNKPVAKVWIASPDNGFGVATSLPFRQTGNTVSFTLPSLQYWDMVVVTYK; this is translated from the coding sequence ATGAAAAGAATTAAAATGACAAGTATATTCCTGTGTGCATTCCTGGCATTTTCTTCCTGTGAGAAAAGCAATCCGGTAAATGATCCCGTAACATACGGCGCATCTTATGTACTCACTATTCATACTGATAAAGCAGTATATAAGCCTGGCGATGAAATAAATTTCACACTGAGCCAACCACTCGCCGGTAATATCAAAATCCGCTACAGGCACGGCGCTGAAACCATTAAGGAGGAAACCCTCAATGGAACTACATGGCGTTGGACAGCCCCCGCTGCGGATTTTAAAGGATATATGATCGATTTATATGAGATCACGGACGGCAGGGAAAAGATCCACACCAGTGTTGCTGTGGATGTATCGTCCGATTGGTCCCGCTTTCCACGTTATGGCTTTGTTGCTTCTTTCGGTAAAATGAGCACTGCCGATATAGGCAAAGTCATCAAAAACCTGAACAGGCATCATATCAACGGTGTACAATTCCAGGACTGGCATTACAAGCATCACATGCCACTGGCCGGAACACCGGAAGCACCGTTGAGCCTGTACAAGGACATTGCGAACAGGGACACGTATGCATCTACCATTAAAAATTATATAGACGCTATTCATGGATATAACATGAAAGCTATCTTCTATAACCTGGCCTATGGAGCCCTGAGCGATGGCGGCTCCGATGGGGTAGGAGAAGAATGGTATGCTTTCAAAGACAAAAATCATACAACGAAGGACGTACTGAATCTTCCCAGGCCCATGTTCAAAAGTGATATTTATATCCTCAATCCGGCCAACACCCAATGGCAGCAATACATTGCGAAACGTAATAAGGATGTATACGCTGCCTACGCTTTTGATGGCTACCAGATAGACCAGCTGGGCAATCGCGGTACACTGTACGATTACAGTGGTAACAATCTTGATATGGCTGGTACCTTCAAACCATTTATCGACGCTATGAAAATAGCCGCGCCGGACAAACGGCTCGTGATGAACGCTGTAACACAATACGGCGGGCAGCCGATTGCACAATCGCCCGTAGATTTCCTGTACTCCGAAGTATGGACACCGAATGAAAGTTTTAAGGATCTGGCAGGAATTATACAGGATAATGACCGCTGGAGTAATAATACTAAGAAGACGGTACTGGCAGCGTATATGAACTATAATGTGGCCGATGGTAAAGGCTTCTTCAACACACCCGGCGTATTGTTGATGGATGCAGTGACGTTTGCATTTGGCGCTTCACACCTCGAACTGGGAGAACATATGCTTGGAAAGGAGTACTTCCCCAACGATAACCTGGAAATGAAAGATGATCTAAAACAGGCTATGGTAAGGTATTACGACTTCCTGGTTGCCTACGAGAATCTCCTCCGGGACGGTGGTGCCTTCAATAATCCTGTGGTAAGCTGCACCAATGGTAAACTGGCCGTTAACGCCTGGCCTCCGGCTTCCGGTCAGGTGGCGGTGATAGGCAGGGAGGTCAGCAACAGTCAGGTACTGCACCTGGTGAATTTCACCAATGCGAATTCTCTTAACTGGAGAGATGCTGATGGAACACAACCTGCGCCTGCTGTCATCAGCAACGCAGATCTGGATGTGACAGTGAATAAACCTGTGGCAAAAGTATGGATTGCTTCTCCTGACAATGGTTTCGGAGTAGCCACATCACTCCCGTTCAGGCAAACCGGTAACACCGTTTCGTTTACACTACCCTCTCTGCAATACTGGGATATGGTGGTGGTCACTTATAAATAA
- a CDS encoding potassium channel family protein has product MRNGILKKFEQRKYELLLFALIQHLFISIFLTDLDFYTRVIWPLNMLLLGLGSVFAFSDGLKWKHWLRNALFVMVLALPIGIPFFGKNPNYFQLLNIAYVVYFSFIFMEVLRFLVKPGYINTDIISAAACGYFLLIEISVFLLQCFEYQHRDAFKGMDASSPAAIFTDLVYFCSITFTSIGFGDITPATHVTKLITSFIGIAGQFYTVILVGILISKFSSKD; this is encoded by the coding sequence TTGAGAAACGGAATCCTGAAAAAATTCGAGCAAAGAAAATATGAGCTATTACTGTTTGCCCTGATACAGCACTTATTCATCAGTATCTTCCTGACAGACCTGGATTTTTATACCCGTGTGATCTGGCCACTGAATATGTTGCTGCTGGGACTGGGCAGCGTTTTTGCTTTTTCCGATGGCCTGAAATGGAAACACTGGTTACGGAATGCTTTGTTTGTGATGGTGCTGGCATTACCGATCGGGATTCCTTTTTTTGGAAAGAATCCTAACTATTTTCAACTCCTGAATATTGCATATGTGGTGTATTTTTCCTTCATTTTTATGGAGGTGCTCCGGTTTCTCGTGAAACCTGGCTATATCAACACAGATATTATTTCAGCCGCCGCCTGCGGATACTTTTTGCTGATAGAGATCTCCGTGTTTCTGTTGCAGTGCTTCGAGTACCAGCACCGGGATGCCTTCAAAGGCATGGATGCGTCTTCTCCGGCGGCGATCTTTACCGACCTGGTCTATTTTTGTTCCATTACTTTCACCAGTATCGGCTTTGGAGATATTACCCCGGCTACGCACGTCACCAAACTCATCACCTCTTTTATCGGCATCGCTGGCCAGTTTTACACCGTTATCCTGGTGGGTATCCTGATCAGTAAATTTTCATCAAAAGATTGA
- a CDS encoding RagB/SusD family nutrient uptake outer membrane protein yields the protein MMKYSLYFRLFLAVAVMSGCSKYLDKTPPDKINSENYWQTANDAVAGINGAYQPLQWPKLYNLRMWTTDIWAGNSITGAGGGTDGIETQDISNFVTATDNAAALDIWRGPAPGILRCNMVLQKVPAIQMDENLKNRVLGEAHFLRANYYFILVRLFGDVPLLTQPQTPQDDLRPVRTSKDKVYELIVQDLTSAIALLPARESYTGADIGRASKGAAAGLLAKVYLTMGNYQKTAELCQQVTTLGYTLNKNYSDNFNPQTKNSLESLFEVQYYGKTNYSFWDNENQASWVSTFMGPRNSNMVAGAYGWNQPTQEFVSAYEPDDKRKNQTVLYNGCPDFDGMKYNATWSVTGYNVRKFLVSKSVSVDYNTNPANWVVLRYADVLLMQAEALNELGQTAAAETPLNAVRARAGLPEVHGLPKDAFREKVLHERRMELAFEGERWFDLVRVKQGQYGLDFLHAIGKVNATSKHLLLPIPQKERDANPNLTQNPGY from the coding sequence ATGATGAAGTACTCCTTATATTTTCGTTTGTTCCTGGCAGTAGCAGTGATGAGTGGTTGTTCCAAATACCTCGATAAAACACCGCCGGACAAAATCAATTCTGAAAATTACTGGCAAACCGCCAACGATGCCGTAGCTGGTATCAACGGCGCTTATCAGCCGCTGCAATGGCCCAAGTTGTATAATCTTCGTATGTGGACTACCGATATATGGGCTGGCAACAGCATTACTGGTGCAGGTGGTGGAACAGACGGTATTGAAACACAGGATATCTCCAATTTTGTAACGGCTACTGATAATGCAGCAGCATTGGATATCTGGCGGGGGCCCGCTCCGGGCATTCTGAGATGCAATATGGTACTACAGAAGGTACCGGCTATACAAATGGATGAAAACCTGAAGAACAGGGTCTTGGGAGAAGCCCATTTTCTGAGGGCCAATTATTACTTCATCCTGGTGAGATTATTTGGTGATGTGCCACTGCTCACACAGCCGCAGACTCCGCAGGATGACCTGCGTCCGGTACGTACTTCCAAAGACAAAGTATATGAACTTATCGTACAGGATCTGACCAGTGCCATTGCGCTTTTGCCTGCCCGCGAAAGTTACACCGGCGCCGATATTGGCCGGGCTTCAAAAGGCGCTGCGGCCGGCCTTCTGGCGAAAGTATACCTGACAATGGGTAACTATCAGAAAACAGCGGAACTATGCCAGCAGGTAACAACCCTGGGATATACGCTGAATAAAAACTACAGCGATAATTTCAATCCGCAGACCAAGAACTCCCTGGAATCCCTGTTCGAAGTACAATACTATGGTAAAACCAATTACAGCTTCTGGGATAATGAAAACCAGGCCTCCTGGGTCAGTACCTTTATGGGGCCACGCAACTCAAACATGGTAGCAGGCGCCTATGGCTGGAATCAGCCAACACAGGAGTTTGTGAGTGCCTATGAACCGGACGATAAACGTAAGAATCAAACAGTATTATACAACGGATGTCCTGATTTCGACGGTATGAAATACAATGCCACCTGGTCGGTTACAGGATATAACGTGCGGAAATTCCTCGTATCGAAATCTGTCTCTGTTGATTATAATACCAATCCTGCTAATTGGGTGGTGTTGCGTTATGCAGATGTATTACTGATGCAGGCGGAAGCGCTCAACGAGCTGGGGCAGACGGCTGCTGCAGAAACACCGCTGAATGCTGTAAGGGCCCGGGCAGGCTTACCGGAAGTACATGGTTTGCCAAAAGATGCTTTCCGTGAAAAAGTATTGCATGAAAGACGTATGGAGCTGGCCTTTGAAGGAGAACGCTGGTTCGATCTGGTGAGGGTGAAGCAGGGGCAGTATGGCCTCGATTTCCTCCATGCCATCGGCAAAGTAAATGCCACTTCCAAACATCTGCTGCTACCTATTCCCCAGAAGGAAAGGGATGCCAATCCGAACCTGACACAAAATCCCGGTTACTGA